The proteins below are encoded in one region of Apium graveolens cultivar Ventura chromosome 4, ASM990537v1, whole genome shotgun sequence:
- the LOC141719443 gene encoding uncharacterized protein LOC141719443, producing MAVYHLQSNGQTEVVNKIIKHTLKTKLEERKVNWPKELPKVLWSYNTTPRSTTRESSLMLTYGFDTMVPVEVGSGSLRRDCYAEEDAEINQKLHWNFLEEMRENSQLRLAAYQQRAARYYNKKVKGQLLRVGDLVLRKVMPNTKNPQHGVFGANSEGPYKIKAILWKGTNHL from the coding sequence ATGGCAGTCTATCATCTGCAGAGTAATGGACAAACAGAGGTtgtcaataaaataataaagcataccctcaaGACCAAACTGGAGGAGCGCAAAGTGAATTGGCCTAAAGAACTCCCAAAAGTGTTGTGGTCTTACAACACTACTCCAAGATCGACTACGAGAGAGTCTTCGTTAATGCTCACCTACGGATTCGACACTATGGTTCCCGTGGAAGTTGGTTCAGGATCGCTTCGTAGAGATTGTTATGCAGAGGAAGATGCGGAAATTAACCAGAAACTTCACTGGAACTTTTTGGAAGAAATGAGGGAGAATTCCCAGTTAAGGCTTGCGGCATATCAGCAGCGTGCTGCAAGGTACTACAATAAGAAAGTAAAGGGACAGCTGCTAAGGGTAGGAGATCTAGTCCTCAGGAAGGTTATGCCAAACACAAAGAATCCccaacatggagtgtttggagctaattcagaaggaccatacaagataaAGGCAATCTTGTGGAAGGGGACTAATCACCTTTAA